From a single Miscanthus floridulus cultivar M001 chromosome 8, ASM1932011v1, whole genome shotgun sequence genomic region:
- the LOC136472258 gene encoding myb transcription factor 42-like, whose product MGHHSCCNQQKVKRGLWSPEEDEKLIRYITTHGYGCWSEVPEKAGLQRCGKSCRLRWINYLRPDIRRGRFTAEEEKLIISLHAIVGNRWAHIASHLPGRTDNEIKNYWNSWIKKKIRKPAMSTTSSSVTTVSPPCSTAASDAALGHLQTPFSAAAEHLQLDAFLSQSLALPPPPKLGSGGQESPPPAPLPPHCPFFMFDTSVSVSPPSSLTSTAAAHQLQHPFLTFTAAAMDDAPISYHLPPLVDGMGMAGMAAMDCGGLGEEERGHDHRETGNNGQTVVGMANGGGGCCYGQKEEPTALGQDQWDDESAQHLLMWDDDQELTPSNLEAMESAAHSLLFMGPNDHA is encoded by the exons ATGGGGCATCACTCCTGCTGCAACCAGCAGAAGGTGAAGAGGGGGCTCTGGTCCCCTGAGGAAGATGAGAAACTCATCAGATACATCACCACCCATGGTTATGGCTGCTGGAGCGAGGTCCCCGAGAAAGCCG GTCTACAGCGGTGTGGGAAGAGCTGCCGGCTGCGGTGGATCAACTACCTCAGACCGGACATCAGGCGAGGGCGGTTCACAGCGGAGGAGGAGAAGCTGATCATCAGCCTACACGCCATTGTTGGCAACAG GTGGGCCCACATTGCCAGCCACTTGCCCGGCCGGACGGACAACGAGATCAAGAACTACTGGAATTCATGGATCAAGAAGAAGATCCGGAAGCCAGCGATGAGCACGACGAGCTCGTCGGTGACGACGGTGAGTCCGCCGTGCAGCACGGCGGCGTCGGACGCAGCGCTTGGTCACCTGCAGACGCCGTTCAGCGCGGCGGCGGAGCACCTGCAGCTCGACGCCTTCCTCAGCCAGAGCCTAGCCTTGCCGCCACCGCCGAAGCTGGGATCCGGCGGCCAAGAgtccccgccgccggcgccgttGCCTCCGCACTGCCCCTTCTTCATGTTCGACACAAGCGTCAGCGTCAGCCCACCATCGTCGCTGACGTCGACGGCGGCGGCCCACCAGCTGCAGCACCCGTTCCTCACGTTCACGGCGGCGGCGATGGACGACGCACCGATAAGCTACCATCTGCCTCCTTTGGTGGACGGCATGGGAATGGCCGGCATGGCAGCCATGGACTGCGGTGGTCTAGGTGAGGAGGAAAGAGGCCATGATCACCGCGAGACTGGCAACAATGGccaaacggtggtcggcatggcgaacggcggcggtggctgctgcTACGGGCAGAAGGAGGAGCCGACGGCGCTAGGACAGGACCAGTGGGATGACGAATCGGCGCAGCACCTGCTGATGTGGGACGATGACCAAGAACTAACACCGTCCAACCTGGAAGCCATGGAAAGTGCAGCTCACTCCCTCCTTTTTATGGGACCAAATGACCATGCATGA
- the LOC136472257 gene encoding transcription factor KUA1-like codes for MPRDSRPAGMRLFGVTIAPAPEADPPERDPSSNPPVAAREDVMRKCKSMGNLAALGAGADGGGAGDGYLSDGGLMQSSGKRRRAQERKKAVPWTEEEHRTFLAGLEKLGKGDWRGIAKNFVTTRTPTQVASHAQKYFLRQTNPNKKKRRSSLFDMMPRELSPTPNCPILPPSMAKVHDVVAMTKQLQNSNLEGASSSNAANVASQIGRDLPPVPSFKATNIDSSFSKFSHMERYWRTPYPFRPIPRAPEGTSSSTPVAANIAVPASQANLTACTSTFLSQRGDTSSLPPKGDPPSVEEDLELTVAPPSQQQNMTNMSSQNVVGVIQVI; via the exons ATGCCTCGAGATTCACGCCCAGCCGGGATGCGCCTCTTCGGCGTCACCATCGCGCCGGCACCGGAGGCGGATCCGCCGGAACGGGATCCGAGCTCCAACCCGCCCGTGGCGGCCAGGGAGGACGTGATGCGCAAGTGCAAGAGCATGGGCAACCTCGCCGCTCTTGGCGCTGGCGCGGACGGCGGAGGCGCCGGCGACGGGTACCTCTCCGATGGCGGGCTGATGCAGTCGTCCGGGAAGCGGCGGAGGGCGCAGGAGAGGAAGAAAG CTGTTCCTTGGACTGAAGAGGAGCATAGAACATTTCTTGCTGGTCTTGAAAAGCTAGGGAAGGGAGACTGGAGGGGTATAGCGAAAAATTTTGTTACCACCAGAACACCAACTCAAGTTGCAAGCCATGCTCAGAAATATTTTCTTAGACAAACTAATCCAAACAAGAAGAAGCGCAGATCTAGTCTTTTTGACATGATGCCAAGAGAGCTG TCACCAACACCAAATTGCCCCATATTACCACCATCGATGGCAAAAGTACATGACGTGGTAGCTATGACGAAACAACTCCAGAATAGCAACTTG GAAGGAGCCTCATCTTCCAATGCAGCTAATGTAGCATCTCAAATTGGAAGAGATCTCCCCCCAGTTCCATCTTTTAAGGCAACAAATATAGATTCAAGTTTCAGCAAATTTAGCCACATG GAGCGCTACTGGAGAACTCCCTACCCATTCAGACCAATTCCTAGAGCCCCCGAAGGGACGTCTTCATCAACTCCTGTTGCTGCCAATATAGCTGTTCCAGCCTCTCAAGCTAACCTGACTGCATGTACTAGCACATTCTTGAGCCAGCGAGGTGATACTTCATCATTGCCTCCGAAGGGAGATCCTCCatcagtggaggaggatttggaacTGACTGTTGCCCCACCCTCCCAACAACAAAATATGACCAATATGTCTTCCCAGAATGTGGTAGGCGTGATTCAAGTCATCTAa